One Candidatus Cetobacterium colombiensis genomic window carries:
- a CDS encoding cupin domain-containing protein, translated as MKAIKNIEFNKIMNLEKIVPYGDKTINSLMVALKNSLNMTIFSFDENEMLSEHSAPADALVYILDGELEISINKIKHNVKKGQMILMPANILHALKALKKSKMLLIIVKKQEDLGGFINLNYSKEIQMKDILVGFEGGVVSKRIIDLKDLTSLMFAMSENQEIEHNQTEGELFILNLDGELDIIIGDNQELMKKDDIIVIPPNVLYQIKAKTDSKFILIEIN; from the coding sequence ATGAAAGCAATAAAAAATATAGAATTTAATAAAATAATGAATTTAGAAAAAATTGTTCCATACGGTGATAAAACAATAAATAGCCTTATGGTTGCTTTAAAAAATTCTTTAAACATGACTATTTTTTCCTTTGATGAAAATGAGATGTTAAGTGAACATAGTGCTCCAGCAGATGCATTAGTTTATATTTTAGATGGTGAGTTAGAAATTTCTATAAATAAGATTAAACATAATGTAAAAAAAGGTCAAATGATTTTAATGCCTGCCAATATTCTTCATGCTTTAAAAGCTTTAAAAAAATCGAAGATGCTTTTAATAATAGTAAAAAAACAAGAAGATTTAGGTGGATTTATAAATTTAAATTACTCAAAAGAAATTCAAATGAAAGATATTTTAGTAGGATTTGAAGGTGGCGTAGTAAGTAAAAGGATAATTGATTTAAAGGATTTAACCTCTCTAATGTTTGCTATGTCTGAAAATCAAGAAATTGAACATAATCAAACTGAAGGAGAATTATTTATTCTTAATTTAGATGGTGAATTGGATATCATTATAGGTGATAATCAAGAACTTATGAAAAAAGATGACATTATAGTAATCCCTCCAAATGTTCTTTATCAAATAAAAGCTAAAACAGATAGTAAATTTATACTAATAGAGATTAATTAA
- a CDS encoding nitrite/sulfite reductase domain-containing protein gives MGNFYANLQKIKNGKKTYGITPHIPGGFLTPETLIKIGEAAKKYNGVLKITSGQRILITNLKEEDLENIWNDLGMQPAVKTQNSVKNVEICPANFCKRSKYPTIGLGMKISNEFHGMELPCRTKIAVVGCRNACTSAYSKDIGVIVDMDGKFFITVGGSAGFYPRTSDILIKDISENEAYNMIKTVLEYYNENAQMGEKLGHFIDRISIEKFREDILGLINL, from the coding sequence ATGGGAAATTTTTATGCTAATTTACAAAAGATAAAAAATGGAAAAAAAACATATGGAATAACTCCACATATACCTGGAGGATTTTTAACTCCTGAAACACTTATAAAAATTGGTGAAGCTGCTAAAAAATACAATGGAGTTTTAAAAATAACATCTGGTCAAAGAATTTTAATTACAAATTTAAAAGAAGAAGATTTAGAAAATATATGGAATGATTTAGGAATGCAACCTGCTGTAAAAACTCAAAATTCTGTAAAAAATGTAGAAATTTGTCCTGCTAACTTTTGTAAAAGGTCAAAATATCCAACTATTGGCTTAGGAATGAAAATAAGTAATGAGTTTCATGGAATGGAATTACCTTGTAGAACAAAGATAGCCGTTGTAGGGTGTAGAAATGCATGCACAAGCGCTTACTCCAAAGATATTGGGGTAATTGTGGATATGGATGGGAAATTCTTTATAACAGTTGGAGGAAGTGCAGGATTTTATCCACGCACTTCGGATATATTAATTAAAGACATTTCAGAAAATGAAGCATACAATATGATAAAAACTGTTTTAGAATATTATAATGAGAATGCACAGATGGGAGAAAAATTAGGTCATTTTATAGATCGAATTTCAATAGAAAAATTTAGAGAAGATATTTTAGGGTTAATAAACTTATAA
- a CDS encoding DUF1858 domain-containing protein, which produces MITKDTIIAEIIEQKPNAISIFMSYGMGCIGCPSAQLEKLEDACEIHGIDLEEILEKLNKV; this is translated from the coding sequence ATGATAACTAAAGACACAATTATAGCTGAAATTATTGAACAAAAACCAAATGCAATTTCAATTTTTATGTCATATGGAATGGGATGTATAGGATGTCCTTCCGCACAATTAGAGAAATTAGAAGATGCTTGTGAAATTCACGGTATAGATTTAGAAGAAATTTTAGAAAAATTAAATAAAGTTTAA
- a CDS encoding peptidylprolyl isomerase PrsA, with product MSLYLGKIHYWLFNKILWFENLEDLIINLAKEKGLDVKKVEYEIESKYGKKLENKNLEEIIDLENIHEWLQNRIHSSEGRMATWIRVILQSDVKFSSEIEKLFEENAKEAAKKEKIIKNYLEASEIYTCLNNYILDGMPCDRVNIVKISDKDSVYWERRICVHEDIWNNENLSVEIFYKFRNIWIENFVTELNPDFQFLEEKNINYKIVRV from the coding sequence ATGAGTTTATATTTAGGAAAAATACATTATTGGTTATTTAATAAAATATTATGGTTTGAAAATTTAGAAGATTTAATAATAAATCTTGCAAAGGAAAAAGGATTAGATGTTAAAAAAGTAGAATATGAAATTGAAAGTAAATATGGAAAAAAATTAGAAAATAAAAATTTAGAAGAAATTATAGACCTAGAAAATATTCATGAATGGTTACAAAATAGAATTCATTCATCAGAAGGCAGAATGGCGACTTGGATAAGAGTTATTTTACAAAGTGATGTGAAATTTTCAAGTGAAATTGAAAAATTATTTGAAGAAAATGCAAAAGAAGCAGCTAAAAAAGAGAAAATAATTAAAAATTATTTAGAAGCATCAGAAATATACACTTGTTTAAACAACTATATTTTAGATGGAATGCCTTGTGATAGAGTAAATATAGTAAAAATTTCTGATAAAGATAGCGTTTACTGGGAAAGAAGAATTTGTGTACATGAAGATATTTGGAATAATGAAAATTTATCTGTTGAAATTTTTTATAAATTTAGAAATATTTGGATAGAAAATTTTGTAACCGAATTAAATCCTGATTTTCAATTTTTAGAAGAAAAAAATATAAATTATAAAATAGTAAGAGTTTGA